Proteins encoded in a region of the Deltaproteobacteria bacterium genome:
- a CDS encoding ABC transporter substrate-binding protein, translating into MNRPVAYVIAVLVASLLLSSPPASAEDGVPNPLRIGSEGAYPPFNVVDPSGQLKGFDIDIALALCERLKVECKLVAQDWDGIIPALLAGKYDAIVASMSITTERKKVVGFTDKYYSNKVRFVAAKEGGFDPGNLAGKTIGAQRATVSASWLEKNAGGAEIKLYDTQTNAYLDLSARRLDAIFADGLVLHEWLKTKAGAGFMLVGDAYDLDEGIGIAVRKKDDALRQRLNTALAAILADGTYAKINARYFPFSIY; encoded by the coding sequence ATGAACCGGCCTGTCGCATATGTGATAGCCGTACTTGTCGCGTCACTGCTTCTGAGCAGCCCGCCGGCGAGTGCGGAAGACGGCGTGCCCAACCCGCTCCGCATCGGCAGCGAAGGCGCCTATCCGCCGTTCAACGTCGTCGACCCGTCCGGGCAGCTCAAGGGCTTCGACATCGACATCGCGCTGGCGCTGTGCGAGCGCTTGAAGGTCGAGTGCAAGCTGGTGGCGCAGGACTGGGACGGCATCATCCCGGCGCTCCTGGCCGGGAAGTACGACGCCATCGTGGCGAGCATGTCCATCACCACCGAGCGCAAGAAGGTGGTCGGCTTCACGGACAAGTATTACAGCAACAAGGTGCGCTTCGTGGCGGCCAAGGAGGGCGGATTCGACCCCGGGAACCTCGCCGGCAAGACCATCGGCGCCCAGCGCGCCACCGTGTCCGCGAGCTGGCTGGAGAAGAATGCCGGCGGCGCCGAGATCAAACTCTACGACACGCAGACCAACGCGTACCTCGACCTGAGCGCCCGCAGGCTCGACGCCATCTTCGCCGACGGCCTGGTGCTGCACGAATGGCTCAAGACCAAGGCTGGCGCGGGTTTCATGCTGGTGGGCGACGCCTACGACCTGGACGAGGGCATCGGTATCGCGGTGCGCAAGAAGGACGACGCGCTGCGGCAAAGGCTCAACACCGCGCTGGCCGCCATCCTCGCCGACGGCACCTACGCGAAGATCAACGCGCGCTACTTCCCCTTCAGCATCTATTAG
- a CDS encoding type II toxin-antitoxin system Phd/YefM family antitoxin, translating to MPTIRPISDLRNKAPEISKLCHESGEPVFITKNGESELVVMSAAAYERDQSRLKLYELLNAAEEDLRHGDRGIGVKALAALLREARG from the coding sequence ATGCCCACCATTCGCCCTATTTCGGATCTGCGCAACAAGGCCCCTGAAATCTCGAAACTCTGCCATGAATCCGGAGAGCCGGTCTTCATTACGAAAAACGGCGAGAGTGAGCTGGTGGTGATGAGTGCGGCGGCCTACGAACGGGATCAGTCGCGGCTCAAGCTTTACGAGTTGTTGAACGCGGCTGAAGAGGATTTGCGTCACGGAGACCGGGGTATCGGTGTGAAGGCCTTGGCAGCCCTTCTCCGCGAGGCGCGCGGATGA
- a CDS encoding type II toxin-antitoxin system RelE/ParE family toxin, whose protein sequence is MTRRIRVLRRAQLDLLEIQQYIARDNPTAAEDVINALLALISGLGEFPERGRIPRDAVLKASGYRYLRHSEYLVLHKVLRSQVRVYRVVHGRRRYEDIL, encoded by the coding sequence ATGACGCGACGGATCCGCGTTCTTCGTCGCGCCCAATTGGATCTCCTCGAAATTCAGCAATACATTGCGCGGGACAATCCCACGGCGGCCGAGGACGTGATCAACGCCCTGCTCGCTCTGATCTCCGGTCTCGGAGAGTTCCCGGAGCGTGGACGAATTCCCAGGGATGCGGTTCTCAAGGCCTCCGGCTACCGCTATCTGCGACATAGTGAATATCTTGTGCTTCACAAGGTTCTTCGATCTCAGGTCCGCGTGTACAGAGTCGTGCACGGACGGCGCAGATATGAAGACATCCTGTGA